The region CCGTCTCGGCGGAGGGAGACGTAAACCAGAGCTTCTTCTTCGCAGGCTCCGGGGGGCGGGGATAGCGGGACGCCCCCGCTAGGGCGCACGCCCCCTCTCCGGCCGGACGCCTTCGCACGCCCTTGATGTGGCCGCAAGCGGGCGGGTTCTCCCGCCCGCTTGCGTTTTTCTCTGCTCTTCTTTTTGTTTGCGGGAGGGGTGCTATCTTCGTGGCATGAGGGGCCTGGCCGCTGCTCTGCTCTTCGCCCTCCTCGCCGGTGCGGGCTGGCTTCTCCTGCAGCGCCGGCGCCCGGTGCCGATGCCCGCCGGGCTCTCTTTCCTTTTGGAGAGCCGGTACGTGGAGCGCTTCGCCGGGCCGGAGCTGCTCCTGGAGAGGTCCGGCGTCTCGGCGGGGATGCGGGTGCTGGACGCCGGCTGCGGCGCCGGGCGCCTCGCCGTGTCCGCCGCCCGCCGGGTGGGCCCGGCGGGCGAGGTCGTGGCCCTGGACGTCCGGGAGGGGATGCTCTCGCGGCTGCGCGGCAGGGTCTCTCGCGAGGGGCTGCGCAACGTGCGCGCGGTGCGGGCGGCACTGGGGGAGGGGGAGCTGGAGGAGGGGGGCTTCGACCGGGTTCTTCTGGCCATGGTCCTCGGGGAGGTGCGCGACAGGGAGGCGGCGCTGCGCGAGCTCTACCGGGCCCTGAGGCCCGGAGGCGTCCTCTCGGTCACCGAGCTCTTCCCGGACCCGGACTACCGCCGCCCGCAGACCGTGCTGCGGCTCGCCGAGGGGGCGGGGTTCCGCCCCGAGGCCCGCTACGGGCGCTTCCCGGCCTTCACCCTCAACCTCCGGAGACCCGCCTGAGCACCCGCCGCAGCAGCCCGCCGCGGCGCTCCTCCCGCCGCCCGGCCTCCCCCTGCTGGCGCAGCAGGGCCGCGAGGAGCTCGCGCTCCACCACCCGCACCTCCATCCCGCCCTCCCAGCTCTCCGGGGGCGGGCTCAGGGCGGCGTAGCGCACCTCCTCGCCCTGGTGCTCCAGCATGGCGGCCAGCTCCCCGGCCGAGACCTCCAGCGGCCTCCAGTCCCGGCCGAAGTCCCCGGTGGACTCCAGAAACTCCCGCGCCTCCTCGACGGAGGAGAACACGGGGATGGCCTCGCCGTCGTCGAGGACGATCGCCAGAAGCCCGGCCCCGCCCTCGGGCCCCCCGACTATCACGACGTGCGATGCCCCGCCGCTCATCCCTCCGGGAGGATAGCAGGCCCGCGGGGCGGGGGGCTAGCCCGCCGGCGGCTCCTGGCCCGGGGCGGTGATCCCTATGCCCGGACCCTCCGGGGTGTCCACCACGTTCAGGGTGCTCCCGTCGAGGGCCTCGCTCACGGGGGCCGCGATGTGGAGCAGGGGCTCCCCCTGGTGCTCCACCACCTGGTCGTCCTCCCGCGGCTCGCCGGCCGCTATGCCTACCATGGTCTGGCCGGTGTTCTCGTCCACCACCGGGTCCAGCCGCAGGACGGTGCCCTCGGGGTGCTCCACGTTGCGGAAGAGCTCCTTGGCCTCCTCGGTCACCTCGATCATGGGTTCTCCTTCGGGAGCGTGCACTCTCTCTACACCCCGAACGCTACCATCTTCCCGGCCCCTTTAAACCCGAACCCTGAAGCCAGGCTTCAGGGAGGCTGGCATCCCGCCGCGCTCCGGGTTAGGCTCCTTGGAGCGGGAGATGGAGGCAGGGAACACAAAGACGGCGCTCGTCACCGGCTCGACGGACGGGCTGGGCCGCGGGGTGGCCCGGGAGCTCGCCCGCCGGGGGTACGCCGTCATCCTGCACGGCCGCAGCGAGGCCCGCTGCGAGGAGGCGGCGGCGGAGCTCCCGGGGGGCGCGGCCGGCTACCTGGTGGCGGACCTCTCCTCCCTCGGGGAGGTCCGAAAGATGGCCCGGGAGGTTCTCGCGGGGCGCGAGCGCCTCGACCTGCTCGTGAACAACGCGGGGGTCATCTCCCGCGAGCGCCGGGAGAGCCGGGAGGGCTTCGAGCTGACCTTCGCCGTGAACTACCTCTCCCACTTCCTGCTCACGCTCCTGCTCCTCCCGCTGCTGCGCCGCTCGGCGCCCGCCCGGGTGGTGAACGTCGCCTCGGCCGCCCAGAGCCCCATAGACTTCGAGGACCCCATGATGGAGCGCTCCTACAGCCCCATGGAGGCCTACGCCCGCAGCAAGCTGGCCCAGGTGATGTTCTCCTTCGCGCTGGCCGGGCGGCTCTCCGGGACGGGCGTCTGCGTCAACGCCCTCCACCCGGCCTCGCTGATGGACACCAAGATGGTGCGCGAGAGCTTCGGCCGCCCCATGAGCTCCGTGGAGGAGGGGGTGCGGGCCGTCGTGCGCCTCGCCGCCTCTTCCGAGCTGGAGGGGGTCTCCGGCCGCTACTTCGAGGGCACCCGCGAGGCCCGGGCCCACCCGCAGGCCTACGACCCTGCGGCCCGGGAGCGCCTGTGGGAGCTGAGCGAGGGGCTCTGCGGCGCCCTGGATGCGGGCCGCTGACCCCGCCGCGGGCTCCGGCGAGGGGCCCGTCGCCCCCTTCAGGGGGCGTGCTCCGCGAGCCCCAGGGTGCGGGCCTCCTCCAGGAGGCGGGCGGCGCTCTCGCCCTCCAGGTTCACCAGCGGGGGGCGGAGGTTCAGCCAGCGGTCCTCTCCGGTCAGGTCTCGCATCAGGAGCTTCAGCGCCGGGATGGCCGGGTAGGCCTCCAGGGCCTTCCGCAGCCCGGTCAGGCGCCTCTGGGCGGAGGAGGCCTCCCCGGGTTCGCCGGCCGCGTGCAGGTCGTAGACCCGGCGGGCCAGCCGGGCGGTCACGTTGGCGGTGGCCGAGATGCAGCCCGCCCCGCCGGCGCGCAGCGTGTCCAGCAGAAAGCGCTCGGTCCCGGCGAAGACCCCGAAGCCGGGCAGCTCCCGGCACAGCGCCTCTATGCGGGGCCAGCTCCCCTCGCTGTCCTTGATGCCGCGGACCACCTCCGGGTAGTCCGCGGCCAGCCGCCTGACGAGGGGCACGCTGATCCCCACGCCCCCCGTCATCTGGGGGAAGTGGTAGAGGTAGAGCCGCAGCCGCCCGTCGCCGACGCGCTCTATGAGCTGCGCGAAGAAGCGGTAGAGGCCCTCGTCGGTCACGCCCTTGTAGTAG is a window of Rubrobacter xylanophilus DSM 9941 DNA encoding:
- a CDS encoding class I SAM-dependent methyltransferase yields the protein MRGLAAALLFALLAGAGWLLLQRRRPVPMPAGLSFLLESRYVERFAGPELLLERSGVSAGMRVLDAGCGAGRLAVSAARRVGPAGEVVALDVREGMLSRLRGRVSREGLRNVRAVRAALGEGELEEGGFDRVLLAMVLGEVRDREAALRELYRALRPGGVLSVTELFPDPDYRRPQTVLRLAEGAGFRPEARYGRFPAFTLNLRRPA
- a CDS encoding SDR family NAD(P)-dependent oxidoreductase; translated protein: MEAGNTKTALVTGSTDGLGRGVARELARRGYAVILHGRSEARCEEAAAELPGGAAGYLVADLSSLGEVRKMAREVLAGRERLDLLVNNAGVISRERRESREGFELTFAVNYLSHFLLTLLLLPLLRRSAPARVVNVASAAQSPIDFEDPMMERSYSPMEAYARSKLAQVMFSFALAGRLSGTGVCVNALHPASLMDTKMVRESFGRPMSSVEEGVRAVVRLAASSELEGVSGRYFEGTREARAHPQAYDPAARERLWELSEGLCGALDAGR
- a CDS encoding dihydrodipicolinate synthase family protein; this encodes MSEARDEAPRGVFAAALTPMDGNLNVDREAFALHCRRLLEAGCHGLGVFGTTGEASSLSAKERAAALEALVEAGIPGERLLPGTGSCALTEAVWLSRAALEAGAAGVLVLPPFYYKGVTDEGLYRFFAQLIERVGDGRLRLYLYHFPQMTGGVGISVPLVRRLAADYPEVVRGIKDSEGSWPRIEALCRELPGFGVFAGTERFLLDTLRAGGAGCISATANVTARLARRVYDLHAAGEPGEASSAQRRLTGLRKALEAYPAIPALKLLMRDLTGEDRWLNLRPPLVNLEGESAARLLEEARTLGLAEHAP